The genomic region ACGCTCACCACGGCCGTCCATTTCGGAACCGGCGCGGCCACCGGAATCGTGATCGTCTCAGACAATCAGATCACGGCCCAAGCCCCCAGCGGTTCCGGAACTGTCGCTGTCACGGTGACCACGCCGGGCGGCACGAGCCTGCCGGGAGTGGGCAGCCCGTACTACACCTATGTCGCCCTCCCGGTCATCACCACCCTCAACCCCACTCAGGGACCGGCCAGTGGCGGAAACGCGGTCACCATCAGCGGAAACCATCTCGGCCTGACCACATCCGTCCTGATCGGCGGAATCAGAGTGCCCTTCGTCGCGATCTCAGATGGCGAACTCGTAGCCGTCAGCCCGGGCGGCGCCCCCGGCCCCGTCTCCGTCACGGCGACCACACCGGGGGGCGTCAGCAACTCCGCCAGCTACCAGTTGGTCGCTGGCCCGGGCGTGTGAGCCGGAGCGGAATCGATACGCCTTGCGACCGAATGCCCGGCGTGGGGCCTGTGCTGAGGAGGAGCCTCGCGTCGCGGTTGCCGGGACAGGGGAACGGCCGTTCCGGCTGCTGCGTCCGGGGATCCAGCATGCTTTGACACCGCCTGGCCTGGACCCTGGTGCTGCTCCTGAACGGCGGACCTGCGAAAGGCGAGGGCCCGTATCGACTGGAGGATGCCTTGGGCTGGGAGCCGGCGGATTCGGCGTTCGATCGCAGTGTCCTGCCGCAGTTCCATCCGCGGATCCATGTCGACTTCAACTTCGTCACTCTGAAACGGGATGAAGCCATCACAACGGGCAACAGAGTCCTACACCGCTCGGCTCTGGTTGCGTCAGCGAGATTCATTTGTGGGCCATCCGAATGACTACCTGACATAGGTGGGTTGCCCGCAGCCGGCTCTGGCGAGATCACGGATGACACATCGTAGGTTGGCATGCGCTGGTTGCGCTGAAACCTCCCAGGATTGAGGAGCAGGTACCTTGCAAAGCTGGCAAAAACGGGGTGCATGGACGACCTTGGCCTTCACTGCGCTGACCGTGGTGGCCTTCGCTTCACCGGCTGAGGCGCAGGTGTCGTCGACGACCACGGTCAGCGCGTCGCCTTCGACGGCGCCCACGGGGCGATCGGTAGCACTAAATGCTGCGGTGACCTGCGCTGGAGACCCGAGCGGTGGCCTCGGCATGACGTTCTTCGACGGCGGAAAGCTGCTGGCGACCGTCCCCGTGGCGGCGGACGGGACGTCGAGCCTCACAACCGGCTTCACCACGACCGGCGCTCACACGATGACGGCGGCGTACAACGGCGACGGCAACTGTGACGCGTCGAGCGGCACGACCACGGTCGAGGTGACGCCGACACCGCCGCCCGGGCCGGACATTCACAACACCTACGATATCCACAACGCTTACAACAACATCCATATCACTCGCATCCACAATATCCACATCCACAGCATCCGCATCCACAGCATCGTCAAGGATGGCGGCCGCCATCGATCGTGGAAGTCCGGGTCGAACAGGCATCGGAAGTCGCACTGACTGCCCCGCGACCAGGCCAGGACGACCCGAGGGAATGACGACCCTGTTTACTCCCGCCCCTGACTCGGTCATGGCGTAGCACTCCTCAGGTCGGTCGCCCCGGGAGCATGTGCCGTCTTATGGCCGCAGGCCATGTGCGGAGCGCGCGAAGGCGACCGGTTTGCCGAGCGATCTCGCCGGGCCAGAGGGCTTCCTCTGTCCCGGCGAGGGTCTTCACGGGTCCTCCACCCTCGGTGGCCAAGCCGAGGAAGCCGATGACGACGATCGTCGCGACGGCCGAAGTCAGGAGGGCCAGCGAGGTAAGGGCACCGACGTTCCAGCCGTCAGTGGCTGTGGTGGCGCGATGAGTCGAGGTCAAGAACAGTGCCGTTTCGTGCGCAGGAGTAAGGGTTGTGGGTGACGGCACGTCTAGTCCGACATGGCGAGGCTGAGCAAGACGGGGGCGGGCGTAGAGCTGTGTGCGGTGATCGTGGACTCGACGGCTGGATGACCGGCGCTGACGCGGTGGACCACGAAGACTGAGGTCCCGGACTTGTTGCGTCGGATGAAATCGAACACACGGTTGCCGTCAGGGCTGATCCAACGGCGCATCGCGACTGGTTCGTTGGCGTAGCTCGCGCTCTGCCAGTCGTGATACGTGAGCGAGACTCCGACGAAGGAAGCACTCTGGTCTGGGACGTCCGGCTGGGCGCCATATGTGATGGCGGCGTCGATCGCTGCAGCGAGGGCCACCGGAGACAGGTTTTCTGCTTCGACGCTCCAGCAGTTACAGCAGATATCGGCCGAGCTCTGGCCCGTGCTGGACACTGTGGCGGTCAGGGTGACGGTTGAGAGCGGGCTGGTCCAGCTCGTGGAGAGGTAGATGGTGTCCCCGTCGATGTTCTCGGCGGGAATGTCGCGTCTCCAGTCGATGGGGAGTGCGAGTGTGACTTCGTTGCCAGCGGACGGTCGGGTGCCCACCCGCTCAGCGAGCCCACCACCGTCCGGCGGAGGTTCTGATCGTCCGATACACGATCGTCGGGTCTTGGCACTGGCCATCAAATACTGCTCGACCTGCTGTTTGATGGCGCCTTGGCCACACTTTGAGGGGGTCGGGCAACGGTCACCGGAACGGTCCCCGAACTGCGCCGCGTGACGGCCTAGCGGTCCGCGCTCGGCCGAGTCGCGGCGAAGAGGTCATCCGCTGCTAGCGGGTCGAGCCGAATCGCTGCGCCCGTTCTAGGGGCGTCAAGAATGGCGCCGGCGCCGACGAAGATTGCCACATGATGAGCAAAATCGCTATTCCCATAGAAAACGAGATGCCTTGGCTTCAACGAGGTAAGGGGAACGGCCGGTCCGTGGCGATACTGGTCTGTGGCGGTGCGGGGAATGTTGATTCCGGCACTTGCGTAGGCCGCCATGGCCAACCCTGAACAGTCGTAGCCGGCATCGCCTTTGGCCGGCCCTTTGCAGCCCCAGACGTGCATCAGTGGCGACTCC from Catenulispora sp. MAP5-51 harbors:
- a CDS encoding Ig-like domain-containing protein — its product is MQSWQKRGAWTTLAFTALTVVAFASPAEAQVSSTTTVSASPSTAPTGRSVALNAAVTCAGDPSGGLGMTFFDGGKLLATVPVAADGTSSLTTGFTTTGAHTMTAAYNGDGNCDASSGTTTVEVTPTPPPGPDIHNTYDIHNAYNNIHITRIHNIHIHSIRIHSIVKDGGRHRSWKSGSNRHRKSH
- a CDS encoding C40 family peptidase, producing MHVWGCKGPAKGDAGYDCSGLAMAAYASAGINIPRTATDQYRHGPAVPLTSLKPRHLVFYGNSDFAHHVAIFVGAGAILDAPRTGAAIRLDPLAADDLFAATRPSADR